The genome window ACCTCTGGGCTCTCACTGGAGGAATGAACCATTTCCCCCAAACCTGCACAGCGCCAAACCTGAACACAAAGTTTCAGGAATGAATGAGGTGCTGGCCGGGTGAGATGCCAGGAAAAGGGACCCACCTTCTCCCTGAGGCTGAAGCTGCGTTTGCATGCCAAGCCCACAAGCCCACCGGGCTCTGCTCTCGGCTTCTGCTGCCCTGTCTCCTGGACAGCTGTCCACACAAGGTCATCTCTGCATGCCCCACCCTGTGACCTTGGGCTGACAGGCACTGGCCAACCTGGCCCAATGGCTAAGGGGCAATATTCCAGACCTGCGCTATCCAATCAGATATCAGCTGCTATTTCCTGAGCAGGCGTCCAGGCGTCTGCAGCCCTCTCACAGAAGGCCCCGTGATTGGAGAATCTAGAGATATCTGGGGACCAGCTCGCTAGGGCAGCCTCATCCTCGGTCTGGACCACCTGCTTTTGCCACTCTGGATCTGTATGCTGCTTCCTGGGCTCCTGGGATGTGTGGTGACAACCAATGACCCAAGGTCTCTTCAGCACTCCAGGTTCTGACACTGTCCCCCTGACCTGGAAAGGCCGCCAGGTACAAAGATGACACCCCCAAGGGCTGCTTCCCAGGAGCCCCCCTTTCAGTCAGAGTTCTGGGTCAGAATTCAGTGTGTCAGTGTCTCTGCAGTGTCAGGCTCTAATCTTTAATCTCTCCAAGCTTTGTCTATCATGGCCCCTCTTCAGGCGAAGAACAGGGAGATAAGCTATGAATGTAGCCCTTCCTCCCACAATCCTTCAGCGTGCCATAGAACAGTCCGGAAGTCAGAGGTTTGAAGACTGGTTCTCTTCAGGCTTAGGctttgctgtttttaatttttttatgtgcgttggtgtttagcttgcatgtatgcctgtgtgaaggcgtcagatcttggagttacagttgtgggccaccatgctgggaattgaacccaggtcctctggaggagcagtcagtgctcttaacctcggagccatccctccagcccccaggcTTAGTTTTTATGAGTGTTTGCTTACGTGTGCgtgtggtgcctgtggaggccaggggacACCTGCAActgagctgtgagctgccatgtaggtgctgccTGGTCCTCTGCAGGGGTAGCAAacgctcttacctgctgagtcacTATGTCTTCAGCCCCAAGCTGGGGTTTTAGTTTACCTTACAGGGCATCCCACGGCCTGACAGATTTCTGTTGGTGCCCGGACGTGCACCACCATCCACTGCACACTTGAGTGCACAGCCAGCGCCCTCCCCCGCCACCCCCGCTCCTGTTTCTTCCCCACGCTGGAGCAGCTCTGCCTGGGCCCACTGGCCCCTCAGGACCAACATGAGGGAGCCACAGAGACCATGCATAGGCCAGGTGAGGGCAGTGAAAAGCCCTCCCACCCCTGGTCCAGATAATGATGGAAGCCTGTCTCACCTCTGAGGCCCCGTCCACTCACCCCATCAGAGCTCTGAGGCGATTCTGAGCCCAGACTTTCCATCTGTGCTCAAGGGCACATCATATGACTGTCCCACAAAGCGGTGACCCGGGCCTTGGGCTGTATTTGTTCTTGCTGGAGGCTGAGTTCTCCGCACTTTTCCACCCACACAGGAGGCGGAAGGCGGAAAACCATCTTTTCAAGGACGgattcctccccatcctccccaaCCACGGGCACTCTGCTCTTCAATTCCCCGGGCTCTCCTCTGGGATCTTTTTCCTCAGCTAAGTTCTCCTCCCATCACCTTTCCTCACCTCGTCTGAGACAGCTGAAAGCTTCCCAGAGCCTCACATCCTGCCTCATGTATAAAAGAACTCACCCGAGAGGCTTACTGAAGGAATTGGCAGGGGCTGCTTCTGGAGAGGGGTTGAGGCCAGGAGCGGGAGTGGGGGCTTCAGGCTCCGCCAGGCCCTGCTGAAGCTTGCAGGGCCCACACATGGCATCTGATTGCTTTCTTGTGGCTGTTTGAAAGGGAAATGCAGGCTTGGGGGGGAAACGAACCCTTTAGATATATTGGGGTGTCATGCTAGCCCCATACCTTGCTGTCCATTTTTCTCCAGTCACACACTGTGGTCAGTTACAGACTATGGTCATCATCCTGGCTGGCCCACCCACCTGTCCCCGGAGCTTCAGGAAGAACTAGTCCTCCGCTCTGAGCAGCTGAAGCTCTGCAGGAGGCGTACCTTGCCccaggcacaaaaaaaaaaaaaaaaacactgcttcTAGAAATGCTGCAGAAATGGCTAAAGTAGACTCCATCtcaaacccaacaaaaaaaatgcTTGCCAAGCTGTGCCCAGACATGCCTGGCAGTGTGCTGGGGTTGCTAAAGGATTTTGTGTGAGCAGGTGCTTTCACAGGCCAGAAGAGTCacaatcccctggagctggagttgcaggtcaATATGCCACACACTTTAGTGGTGTATGAGCTGGCTTATGTATGTGgggcaagtgtgtatgtgtgtgtgtggccaagaTCTCTCTCAAACGGCTTTGAGCTCAGGAATCTACCCAGGTTGCTTTGGATTCACCTTCGCAGGGCAGGGCTGCAGACACACCGGCCAGCCACACAGGCACAGAACACTTTTTAAGGCATGCTCCTGACAGAGCAAGCTGTGGCCAGGGGTTCAAAGCCACCTCGGGAAGGCTGGCAAGCAGGTCCTGCGGGAAGTCACTGGGCTGCCCTGCCCCCAGGGCACTGGCTTGTTACTACTCAGGCAGCACCAAAACCCGCTCCTTCTGCACAGGGCATTCTCGCTGTTATTtacgccagccagccagccagccagccagccagccagccagccagccagcctacaCAGGCCCTCTTCACACCCACGGCAAGGGAGACAGTCTAGAGACCCTTGTTGCGCCTCTGTTGGCTATCAAGCTAAACAGACGCCCAAGAACTGAGTCTTTCATCCCAGTAAGATGCTAccaagggagaaggggaaaagcAGCTGTGAACAAGCAGCTAGCTTCCCACTTAAAATCAATCACCTTTATTGATAGTGTCGGACAAACACCAAGACAGTGGAAGTGTAAAATGGTAGGGCATGGGGCTAATATTCTTCACCCTCATCATCTCCTTCAGCACTATCTGCCCCAACCTCTTCATAATCCTTCTCCAGGGCAGCCATGTCCTCACGGGCCTCAGAGAACTCTCCCTCCTCCATGCCCTCACCCACATACCAGTGCACAAAGGCACGCTTGGCATACATCAGATCAAACTTGTGATCCAGGCGAGCCCAGGCCTCAGCAATGGCTGTGGTGTTGCTCAGCATACACACAGCTCTCTGGACCTTGGCCAGGTCTCCACCAGGCACCACAGTGGGAGGCTGGTAATTAATGCCAACCTTGAAGCCAGTGGGACACCAGTCCACAAACTGGATGGTACGCTTGGTCTTGATGGTGGCAATGGCAGCATTGACATCTTTGGGGACCACATCACCACGGTACAGCAGGCAGCAGGCCATGTATTTACCATGGCGAGGGTCACATTTCACCATCTGGTTGGCTGGCTCAAAGCAGGCATTGGTGATCTCTGCTACTGTAAGCTGCTCATGGTAGGCTTTCTCAGCAGAGATGACAGGGGCATATGTGGCCAGAGGGAAATGGATGCGAGGGTAGGGtaccaggttggtctggaactctgtCAGGTCAACATTCAGGGCCCCATCAAACCTGAGGGAAGCCGTGATGGAAGACACAATCTGGCTAATAAGGCGGTTAAGGTTAGTGTAGGTCGGGCGCTCAATGTCCAGGTTTCTACGACAGATGTCATAGATGGCCTCATTGTCTACCATGAAGGCACAATCAGAGTGCTCCAGGGTGGTGTGGGTGGTAAGGATGGAATTGTAGGGCTCAACCACAGCAGTGGACACCTGGGGGGCGGGGTAGATGGAGAACTCCAGCTTGGACTTCTTTCCATAATCGACTGAGAGCCGCTCCATCAGCAGGGAGGTGAAGCCAGAGCCGGTTCCCCCGCCAAAGCTGTGGAAAACCAAGAAGCCCTGCAGACCCGTGCACTGGTCAGCCTGCAATTAGAAAAGTTCATTTTCATGTTGAGACATCCTGTGAAAGCTGCAGTGGGCGTTTATGAGCCTGTGACTGACTAACTTCCAGAACATCTAGTCAGGGCGGTTATCAAAGGCCTCAAAATGCTCAGTGACTCAAGGGAACTCCCAGGCCTGTCTCCTTGCCCAGAACACACACAGCCCAGGCTTTGGTTGCTGGTCAAGGTCGTGCACCCTTTTTATCGGCTGGAGCTACCGGACGGCAGCACCCGACCTGGAATGTATTGCCAAATCAGTGTGAACCATCCAAGCTGGAACACAGGATGGCTGGTCCCACTCACTGCCCAGGTGATCTTCAGGGGGGCGGAGCTGCCTCCTCCTGTGTGACAAGACTAATTTCTCTACCTCACTTACGAAAATGATAGTAGTGACCCAGCTCAGGGTGAAAATTGGCGAGTATTCGGAATAACGTTGGCATCGTAGGCGCTCAGAATGTGGGTGCCAACTcattctgggcatggtggttccACTGGACCTCAGGCCGCTGGGGCTCCCCGCTCCATTCAGCAAACTATGACAGCCCCAAATTTGGACCCTGTGCTTTATGACAGTGGCAATGGAAGCTTCCTGTCCATGCTGGGCAAGCACAGACACTAACTGCGACCTTTTTACTCCTCCTTTAGTTCACTCGTAAATGACTCCACATTCTAATTACATACGAGCAGCACCGAGCAGACCCAGCGACACCGGATGGAATGCAACTCCTCTGGCAGTGATCATCCCAGAACTGTAAATGCTTTTACTTGGTTTTCATGCCCCTGACAGCAGGCCCCAGAGTCAGTGCTCTCACTGAAACTCCATCTACACTGGGACAGGTATCCAGATTTGATGGGAAGTTGAGAAAGGCATGAAGCTGTGAGGCAGAGCCTTTTCCCAAAGCTTCTGAGGAAAGGCCAGTTGTGGCTGGACCCTACCTAACGTGACCTCAGCCTCCTGCCATGCTTCCATCCTGGTTAATCACTTACAAGGCCTACAGGGCGGTCATCTGACTTCCAGGCTGTCCATTCAAACATGGGCTTACCCGCTCTCCTGCCAGGACTGGAGTGCTCAAAACTGCTCAGCTAGAGCCAGCTCACTGCCCTGAGCGCTAGGAAATGGCTTTTCTGGGATTTCTAATCTGTAAATTCCAATGCCGTATCTGTCTGTCCCATATGAAAACTCCTGACTCCTCCTCAAGCTTtgctaagactttttttttcttgttcttttttttttgggtttgtgggggggggttctctgtgtagccctggctgtcctggaactcactctgtagaccaggatggccttgacctcaagagatctgccagcctcagCCTCTCGTGTGCTGGGAGGAGTGAGCCACATGGCCTGGCTTGTGGGCGGCTTTTAAATGGTGTCAACCCTGGCTTCTGGGACTCTGAaaccctttgtttctttcttctgtttctgatgacTGAGTCCGGGGTGCTGTAAACGCCAGGTGACCTGCTCTATGAAGGAGCTGTATTAACATGAAATGCTAGTCCAGATTTCCAAGTGAGTTTCATCTGTTAGTCAGTGTGACTGAGAGCACCAAAAAAGGGACGTAAATGTCTGAGCTTGAAACAAAGAGGCTTTTCACAGTCTTTAATGTCAGGGGACGGTGAAGCTTGCTGGTTCTCACTGAATGAGCATAGTACCTCAAACCATGGTAAAACACAGTACAGAGAACCTTCCCCTACACAACCCACTGCACTCACCAGCTTGCGAATTCGGTCCAGGACAAGGTCAATGATCTCCTTGCCGATGGTGTAGTGGCCACGGGCGTAGTTGTTGGCAGCATCCTCCTTGCCCGTGATGAGCTGCTCGGGGTGGAAGAGCTGACGGTAGGTACCAGTGCGAACCTCATCTGggcaaggagaagaaagagatcaGCCCCACAGCTCGCTCCCCCTTCCCTGTGTGGAGAGATTCTGAGCAGGCCAGCgagaagcagaggccagggaagCTCCGGGCCAGCTCACCGATCACCGTGGGCTCCAGGTCTACGAACACCGCCCGGGGCACGTGCTTGCCAGCGCCCGTCTCGCTGAAGAAGGTGTTGAAGGAGTCGTCCCCTCCCCCAATGGTCTTGTCGCTTGGCATCTGGCCGTCAGGCTGGATGCCATGTTCCAGGCAGTAGAGCTCCCAGCAGGCATTGCCGATCTGGACACCAGCCTGGCCAACGTGGATGGAGATGCACTCACGCTGCGGAAAGGGGGGAAGGAGGCATCAGAACATGACACATGGGGAGTTGGGGGATGGCTCAcacctaagtaaaaaaaaatgtcaaatcaCTTCTCAGAAGCCACTCCTGCTTAGGACTGCATTTCACAACCAAAATTTGTTATTGAAGAGCTAACTCAAGAGAACTCAATAATCTCTAGAAGATATTAATGCTAGTGAGCTACCAGGCAAGCCAGGCCTGTTGTAGCCACAGTAGCTCATGATCATTCTAGTGCTTTGGAATGGCATTCAAGCTGGCTGTGGTAGCACCTAcatgtaatcccggcactcagggagacagaggcaggtggatctctgagtttgaggccaggacagccaagcctatacaatgaaaccctgtctcaatactgcctgccccccccaaaaaaaaattatggcaGAATTCCCCAGCTCTTGTAAGCAGGCTGCTGAGTCCTTGAACTTGACAGAATCTTTCCTTTCCAGAGCTGAGTCACAACTGTGTCACTCCTGAGCTCATTGTGGTTCCTCTTTCATCCAGTTCTTTAACAGACAAGACTTCCTCTCCCCTTTAAAACCAGCTTAAACCAGCCCCATGACTCACAGAGAAAACTCTAGATAAGCAGTTAGCAGTGTGTTAAGCGTGGCCAGAGGCAGACTTTCAACCCAGGGAAGAGCCAGTCTATGAGGAGACCATTACCCGTTGCTGTCAACCCAGCTGGTGGGAAGAAAAGATGCCTGAGGCCAGAAGGTCTCTAAAAGTTTACCTTGATAGCTTAAGAGATGTGGGCAGAAGGGGGGAGAGGAAGTTAGCTGATACTCGTAGACTAGAATGTCCCTTTCCGGCACTGTGCGGACCTTAATTGCAAGAATCtagcagtggggggaggggggcttgtTCTTCCTCCCTTGCTGCAGGCAGGAATCTCATTCCTGATTAGTCAAATGAGACCGTGGGGCAGACCCTATGCTCACAGTTAATCCTGTGAGCGGGACCCACTGTTCATCATAGCTCACCTCCAATCTGACAGGAGAAGCCTCCCACTGTTTCCCACTATTTCCTCAAGTGGTAAATAAAGACTTTCCTGCTTTTAAGAGTCATGAAAAGGAAACTCGATTCAGCACCCAGGCCCTCTGAGGAGCAGTTTCGCAGGCCAGGATAATAAAGGAGCCATTACCCACAACCTTTGACTTGTCACCAGGGTTCTGACCACATCAGAGTTCAGTGTCTCCTGCCCCAggactgtgggggaggggcagctctTGTTCCAGTGACCTTCACCTGGATCTGGAACCTCCACAGTCCCCTGAAGCTAGACAGAACCACAGACAGGCCTAAGGAGGCAGTGTCTGAGGGCCGCTCATTCTAACAAGGCAGTTAGTTCAACTGCAGCCTCTTGCCCCCAATTTCTGATCAGTCTAACCAAACTGCTTCTTTGGGCTGGCCAGATGGCTGGAGAGCTGAGGTCAGTTTCTCCCGAGCcggatgatctgagttcaatcccagggaccTACTTTGTATAAAGAAAGAGGGAACCAACTTTCCCAAGTTGTCTCATCTCAAGCAGTGGCAAACATACATCCCTCCCCCACGATAAATGTAAGATCCTCAGAAAACAAACCTGCCTGCTGGAAGCTAATGAAGGCAAAGTCAAGGGCACGGATGACTCAGTCTATACCAGACTCAGCTGGCTGAGAGGCTTGGTCTTGCAAAGAGCCATTCACTTAAGCAGGGCTTGCCTGACGGGAGAGCCTGGGGCTTTTCTGAATTGTATCTTTGTGATTTCACCTGGTCGAAAGCGCTCAGGCCAGTTGGTACAGAGTTTCCTAACTCCTGCATCCTATTACTCACTGAATCCTCCTTCAGAATACAGTTTGAAACAGTTTCATGGGGTGTGGGAGGGCATTGGCTCACCTGGCTAGTGGCCAGCCTCAACTCCGGAGTTCAACCCTGAAGGAAAGCTGTACACAAGCACACCCCCACTAGTAAGTGAAACAAAAACCAACAGCGTTTGAGGCTGGGGATTTAGCACAGTTGGGAGCTGTCTTGCCTAGCTCGTCTGAAGTTCTGTGCTCTAGCCC of Meriones unguiculatus strain TT.TT164.6M chromosome 8, Bangor_MerUng_6.1, whole genome shotgun sequence contains these proteins:
- the LOC110547423 gene encoding tubulin alpha-1C chain, with product MRECISIHVGQAGVQIGNACWELYCLEHGIQPDGQMPSDKTIGGGDDSFNTFFSETGAGKHVPRAVFVDLEPTVIDEVRTGTYRQLFHPEQLITGKEDAANNYARGHYTIGKEIIDLVLDRIRKLADQCTGLQGFLVFHSFGGGTGSGFTSLLMERLSVDYGKKSKLEFSIYPAPQVSTAVVEPYNSILTTHTTLEHSDCAFMVDNEAIYDICRRNLDIERPTYTNLNRLISQIVSSITASLRFDGALNVDLTEFQTNLVPYPRIHFPLATYAPVISAEKAYHEQLTVAEITNACFEPANQMVKCDPRHGKYMACCLLYRGDVVPKDVNAAIATIKTKRTIQFVDWCPTGFKVGINYQPPTVVPGGDLAKVQRAVCMLSNTTAIAEAWARLDHKFDLMYAKRAFVHWYVGEGMEEGEFSEAREDMAALEKDYEEVGADSAEGDDEGEEY